A DNA window from Mytilus edulis chromosome 14, xbMytEdul2.2, whole genome shotgun sequence contains the following coding sequences:
- the LOC139503857 gene encoding uncharacterized protein isoform X2: MRLTKMTSRHNFRFMLYCVILSVTVIAEVSFEVVTGTMSIGGYIILTCQVHGKKVLDKKETRQWSKGTHDELLCYNGRINNPKKYEENILQGNKFSLKIYNVTKEDVNVAYQCRYGFDAASKFIKEDKQDKWLSLRSETDVITFGGAIILTCVVNGISTVDSDVTRQWSMGNDDQLLSYNGRINNRRKYEETVPTGNGFSLKIFNITEADVNVTYRCRYGFETTTHVIKITDDNYIYPPTPESTIVTYFMEKQMETVDISIYFEKVFPLPNCSINVDAPTFDVTYICEDDIVMKVNLSLSIQKRVACNRFINISCHIAENQYDIGAFQLKDECSIKGTSSSQSILTITLIPTGCLVLIIVLVIAICLVLQKTKKTRKETKVTNQTFTQNMTKYEHLCTLTEGEYYTTAF; the protein is encoded by the exons atgag ATTAACAAAGATGACTTCACGACACAATTTCCGTTTCATGCtatattgtgtcattttatcGGTCACAGTAATTGCTGAAG TATCATTTGAAGTAGTAACGGGTACAATGTCAATCGGAGGATATATCATTTTGACTTGTCAAGTGCACGGGAAAAAGGTATTAGATAAAAAGGAGACGAGACAATGGTCAAAGGGCACTCATGACGAACTGTTATGCTACAATGGCCGAATAAATAATCCTAAAAAGTATGAAGAAAATATACTTCAAGGCAACAAATTTAGtcttaaaatatataatgttacaaaagaagatgtgaaCGTAGCTTACCAATGCCGATATGGATTTGATGCAGCAAGTAAATTTATCAAAGAAGACAAACAAGACAAGTGGT tatcTCTTAGATCGGAAACAGATGTCATTACATTTGGAGGAGCTATTATTTTGACATGCGTAGTAAATGGAATAAGCACAGTAGACAGTGACGTTACGAGACAATGGTCAATGGGAAATGATGACCAACTATTAAGTTACAATGGTCGAATTAACAATCGTAGAAAATATGAAGAAACAGTTCCTACAGGGAATGGGTTCAGtcttaaaatattcaatataacAGAAGCAGATGTAAATGTAACTTATCGATGTCGTTATGGTTTCGAAACAACCACCCACGTCATCAAAATAACTGATGACAACTACATTT ATCCCCCAACACCTGAGTCAACGATTGTTACTTATTTCATGGAAAAACAGATGGAAACTGTTGATATTTCGATATATTTTGAGAAAGTGTTTCCACTTCCAAATTGTTCAATAAATGTCGAT gctCCTACCTTTGATGTAACTTATATATGTGAGGATGACATTGTGATGAAAGTAAACCTAAGTCTAAGTATACAGAAAAGAGTCGCATGTAACCGTTTCATAAACATATCTTGTCATATTGCAGAGAACCAATATGACATAGGGGCTTTTCAACTTAAAGATGAATGTTCCATTAAAG GTACATCTTCATCACAAAGCATACTAACAATTACATTGATTCCAACAGGATGCTTGGTTTTGATTATAGTTCTTGTAATTGCGATATGTTTAGTattacagaaaacaaagaaaacacgGAAAG aaacaaaGGTAACGAATCAAACGTTTACTCAAAACATGACGAAATATGAACACCTCTGTACACTGACTGAAg GTGAATACTATACTACAGCATTTTGA
- the LOC139503857 gene encoding uncharacterized protein isoform X1, producing MRLTKMTSRHNFRFMLYCVILSVTVIAEVSFEVVTGTMSIGGYIILTCQVHGKKVLDKKETRQWSKGTHDELLCYNGRINNPKKYEENILQGNKFSLKIYNVTKEDVNVAYQCRYGFDAASKFIKEDKQDKWYLFLISVSLRSETDVITFGGAIILTCVVNGISTVDSDVTRQWSMGNDDQLLSYNGRINNRRKYEETVPTGNGFSLKIFNITEADVNVTYRCRYGFETTTHVIKITDDNYIYPPTPESTIVTYFMEKQMETVDISIYFEKVFPLPNCSINVDAPTFDVTYICEDDIVMKVNLSLSIQKRVACNRFINISCHIAENQYDIGAFQLKDECSIKGTSSSQSILTITLIPTGCLVLIIVLVIAICLVLQKTKKTRKETKVTNQTFTQNMTKYEHLCTLTEGEYYTTAF from the exons atgag ATTAACAAAGATGACTTCACGACACAATTTCCGTTTCATGCtatattgtgtcattttatcGGTCACAGTAATTGCTGAAG TATCATTTGAAGTAGTAACGGGTACAATGTCAATCGGAGGATATATCATTTTGACTTGTCAAGTGCACGGGAAAAAGGTATTAGATAAAAAGGAGACGAGACAATGGTCAAAGGGCACTCATGACGAACTGTTATGCTACAATGGCCGAATAAATAATCCTAAAAAGTATGAAGAAAATATACTTCAAGGCAACAAATTTAGtcttaaaatatataatgttacaaaagaagatgtgaaCGTAGCTTACCAATGCCGATATGGATTTGATGCAGCAAGTAAATTTATCAAAGAAGACAAACAAGACAAGTGGT atttatttttaatttcagtatcTCTTAGATCGGAAACAGATGTCATTACATTTGGAGGAGCTATTATTTTGACATGCGTAGTAAATGGAATAAGCACAGTAGACAGTGACGTTACGAGACAATGGTCAATGGGAAATGATGACCAACTATTAAGTTACAATGGTCGAATTAACAATCGTAGAAAATATGAAGAAACAGTTCCTACAGGGAATGGGTTCAGtcttaaaatattcaatataacAGAAGCAGATGTAAATGTAACTTATCGATGTCGTTATGGTTTCGAAACAACCACCCACGTCATCAAAATAACTGATGACAACTACATTT ATCCCCCAACACCTGAGTCAACGATTGTTACTTATTTCATGGAAAAACAGATGGAAACTGTTGATATTTCGATATATTTTGAGAAAGTGTTTCCACTTCCAAATTGTTCAATAAATGTCGAT gctCCTACCTTTGATGTAACTTATATATGTGAGGATGACATTGTGATGAAAGTAAACCTAAGTCTAAGTATACAGAAAAGAGTCGCATGTAACCGTTTCATAAACATATCTTGTCATATTGCAGAGAACCAATATGACATAGGGGCTTTTCAACTTAAAGATGAATGTTCCATTAAAG GTACATCTTCATCACAAAGCATACTAACAATTACATTGATTCCAACAGGATGCTTGGTTTTGATTATAGTTCTTGTAATTGCGATATGTTTAGTattacagaaaacaaagaaaacacgGAAAG aaacaaaGGTAACGAATCAAACGTTTACTCAAAACATGACGAAATATGAACACCTCTGTACACTGACTGAAg GTGAATACTATACTACAGCATTTTGA